In Calothrix sp. PCC 7507, one DNA window encodes the following:
- the speY gene encoding deoxyhypusine synthase: MSKQRGQKIAPVPLSTDIGVVDLIDNYFTAYNSARLREICQLLSRDVFQGDVTVGVSLSGAMTPAGFGVSALAPLIRNGFIDWMISTGANLYHDMHYGLGFELFAGSPFLDDVKLREEGTIRIYDIIFGYDVLLETDAFIRKILQAEPFQKRMGTAEFHHLLGKYVREVEKQLGVKHSCLLATAYEYGVPIYTSSPGDSSIGMNVAALALEGSQLVLDPSIDVNETAAIAYNAREGEGKSAAVIIGGGSPKNFLLQTQPQIHEVLGLEERGHDYFVQFTDARPDTGGLSGATPSEAVSWGKIDPEELPSTIVCYTDSTIALPLVTAYVLNQCQPRTLKRIYDKREAILATLQKDYLAAKAQSSVAETASQGVATYPCGTPMRK; encoded by the coding sequence ATGTCAAAACAGCGGGGTCAAAAAATCGCACCAGTACCTTTGTCAACTGATATCGGTGTGGTGGATTTGATTGATAATTACTTCACCGCTTACAACTCGGCACGATTGCGGGAAATCTGCCAACTGCTGAGTCGTGATGTGTTTCAGGGTGATGTGACGGTGGGTGTGAGTCTTTCCGGCGCGATGACACCAGCCGGATTTGGGGTTTCTGCACTTGCACCCTTGATTCGCAACGGTTTTATTGACTGGATGATTAGCACTGGTGCGAATCTTTACCACGATATGCACTATGGCTTAGGTTTTGAATTGTTTGCTGGTAGTCCGTTTTTGGATGATGTCAAGCTGCGTGAGGAAGGCACTATCCGCATTTATGACATCATTTTCGGCTACGATGTGCTGTTAGAGACAGATGCTTTTATCCGCAAGATTCTCCAAGCCGAACCCTTCCAGAAACGGATGGGTACCGCTGAATTTCACCATCTGCTAGGTAAGTATGTCCGGGAAGTGGAAAAGCAATTAGGAGTCAAGCATTCTTGTTTGCTGGCTACAGCCTATGAGTATGGCGTACCGATTTATACGTCATCACCTGGTGATAGTTCTATTGGCATGAACGTAGCAGCTTTAGCGTTGGAAGGTTCTCAATTAGTGTTAGATCCTTCAATTGATGTGAATGAGACTGCAGCGATCGCCTACAATGCCCGAGAAGGAGAAGGGAAAAGTGCGGCAGTAATTATCGGTGGCGGTAGTCCGAAAAACTTTTTGCTACAGACTCAACCGCAAATCCACGAAGTATTAGGCTTAGAAGAACGGGGACACGACTACTTTGTCCAGTTTACCGATGCGCGTCCTGATACCGGTGGTTTATCTGGGGCAACACCCTCAGAAGCTGTGAGTTGGGGTAAGATTGACCCAGAAGAATTACCCAGCACCATTGTTTGTTACACCGATAGCACAATAGCGCTACCTTTAGTCACGGCATATGTTCTCAATCAGTGTCAGCCTCGCACGTTGAAGCGAATATATGACAAGCGAGAAGCAATTTTGGCGACATTACAGAAAGACTATTTAGCAGCTAAAGCACAGTCATCTGTAGCTGAAACTGCTTCTCAAGGAGTAGCTACTTATCCTTGTGGTACGCCCATGAGGAAATAG
- a CDS encoding O-acetyl-ADP-ribose deacetylase has translation MSSQITWENIEALLAFSTLFLHKNVKLYDIQTEPLTLDPYSYSKEFNKFIASLYEQNFIISFAWTSWQDEAQGFITNPELLTLADISTLQKLFTTHVRQELFCSGHLAAMIINCHFLAIFNRLRAIYTDFDKNDEPKMNKQTSVIQGDITQLQIDAIVNAANEELMPGGGVCGAIHRAAGPSLWEECRQLKGCKTGEAKITKGYNLPAQWVIHTVGPVWEGGSYGEDELLASCYRRSLALAEKHQIKAIAFPAISTGVFGFPVERATKIAVAEVNKFLHSHNSVEQVIFVCFGQNTYDYYLKLMPEITES, from the coding sequence ATGTCCAGTCAAATTACATGGGAAAATATTGAAGCCCTATTAGCTTTTTCAACATTATTTTTGCATAAAAATGTAAAGTTATATGACATACAAACCGAGCCATTAACTTTAGATCCTTACTCTTATTCTAAAGAATTTAATAAGTTTATTGCGTCGCTTTACGAACAAAATTTTATTATTTCCTTTGCTTGGACATCTTGGCAGGATGAAGCTCAAGGTTTTATAACTAATCCAGAATTATTAACATTAGCTGACATTTCCACATTGCAGAAATTGTTCACAACTCACGTTCGTCAAGAGCTATTTTGTAGCGGTCATTTAGCTGCAATGATTATAAATTGTCACTTTTTAGCAATATTTAACCGACTGCGAGCAATCTACACAGATTTTGACAAAAACGATGAACCCAAGATGAACAAGCAAACATCAGTTATTCAAGGCGATATTACTCAGTTACAAATAGACGCTATTGTCAATGCAGCAAATGAAGAATTAATGCCGGGTGGGGGTGTATGTGGTGCAATTCATCGTGCAGCGGGGCCTAGTCTTTGGGAAGAATGTCGTCAGCTTAAAGGCTGTAAAACGGGTGAAGCTAAGATCACAAAAGGTTATAATCTCCCGGCTCAATGGGTAATTCATACCGTGGGCCCGGTATGGGAAGGTGGAAGTTATGGTGAGGATGAGTTGTTAGCCAGTTGTTATCGCCGCAGTTTAGCTTTGGCGGAAAAACACCAAATTAAAGCGATCGCCTTCCCAGCTATTAGCACGGGTGTTTTTGGCTTTCCAGTGGAACGCGCTACTAAAATAGCTGTTGCTGAAGTTAATAAGTTTTTACACAGCCATAACTCCGTAGAACAAGTAATTTTTGTCTGTTTTGGACAAAATACCTACGATTACTACTTAAAGCTCATGCCAGAAATCACTGAAAGCTAG
- the cobO gene encoding cob(I)yrinic acid a,c-diamide adenosyltransferase, whose product MKNDTPQELDSDQELARVIDEVMSSTLSDEQYRQKMQRRKEVQDKRIAEAAPEKGLIIVNTGNGKGKTTAALGMVLRSLGHGYKVAIVQFIKGAWEPSEKRVFSNWQDQLEFHAMGEGFTWETQDRDRDLDKASAAWEKSLEYIRNPDFKLVLLDEINIALRMGYLQVEQVLAGLAQKPADKHVILTGRGAPTALIERADLVTEMTLVKHPFKNQGVKAQPGIEY is encoded by the coding sequence ATGAAAAACGACACCCCACAAGAATTAGATTCAGATCAAGAGCTAGCACGTGTGATTGATGAGGTAATGTCTTCAACTCTCAGTGATGAACAGTACCGCCAAAAGATGCAGCGCCGCAAAGAAGTTCAGGATAAACGCATTGCGGAAGCTGCTCCAGAAAAAGGATTAATTATTGTTAATACTGGTAATGGTAAAGGTAAAACGACCGCAGCTTTAGGAATGGTATTGCGATCGCTTGGTCATGGGTATAAAGTGGCGATCGTCCAATTCATCAAAGGTGCTTGGGAACCTTCAGAAAAACGGGTGTTTAGCAATTGGCAAGACCAGCTAGAATTTCATGCTATGGGAGAAGGCTTCACCTGGGAAACCCAAGATCGCGATCGCGATCTTGATAAAGCTAGCGCCGCTTGGGAAAAATCCTTAGAATACATCCGCAACCCAGATTTTAAACTGGTGCTGTTAGATGAAATCAATATTGCTCTGAGAATGGGTTATTTACAAGTTGAACAAGTGTTAGCAGGTTTGGCACAAAAACCAGCAGATAAGCACGTGATTCTTACCGGACGAGGCGCACCTACTGCTTTAATTGAGCGAGCCGACTTGGTTACAGAAATGACCCTAGTGAAACATCCCTTCAAAAATCAAGGCGTAAAAGCACAACCAGGGATCGAGTATTAA
- a CDS encoding PRC-barrel domain-containing protein — protein sequence MTSEQIIRRSDILNTQVITRDNGKRLGIVSQVWVDIDQREVVALGLRDSLISISGIPRNMYLNSINQIGDVILVDNEDVIEDIEIESLSNLINWEVITETGEVLGKVRGFKFNGETGKLHSIVIAAFGLPQIPEQVLSTYELSVEEIVSTGPSRLIVFEGAEERVNQLTVGVLERLGIGKAPWERDAEEEYGYSAPRAVASDKQLPSGVPLQPPKQKIRIPEPAAREEWDEDYIEEERPQRQVMQARQYESIQYDEDDDEDDNWSEATDKDRYEQPPKFEAQPYKKQYVDEYDNYDVEGDAWDDAPKPVNIPKKVKEKQPEYEEEGGY from the coding sequence ATGACCTCTGAACAGATAATTAGGCGTTCCGACATATTAAACACTCAGGTGATTACCCGCGACAACGGCAAGCGGTTAGGCATCGTCAGTCAAGTCTGGGTTGATATTGATCAACGAGAGGTTGTGGCTCTTGGCTTACGAGACAGCCTGATCTCTATCTCTGGCATACCCCGGAATATGTACCTTAACAGTATCAACCAAATTGGTGACGTCATTTTGGTTGATAACGAAGACGTAATAGAAGATATTGAAATTGAATCTCTTAGCAACCTGATTAACTGGGAAGTAATTACAGAAACAGGTGAAGTTCTCGGCAAGGTGCGGGGCTTCAAATTCAATGGCGAAACAGGTAAACTTCACTCTATAGTCATCGCTGCTTTCGGATTACCCCAAATTCCCGAACAAGTGCTGAGTACCTATGAACTATCAGTAGAAGAAATCGTCAGCACTGGCCCCAGTCGGTTGATTGTGTTTGAAGGCGCTGAAGAACGAGTCAATCAGTTGACAGTCGGTGTGCTAGAGCGTCTGGGTATTGGTAAAGCGCCTTGGGAACGAGACGCAGAAGAAGAATATGGCTACAGTGCGCCCCGCGCAGTTGCATCAGACAAACAACTCCCCAGTGGAGTCCCATTGCAGCCACCTAAGCAAAAAATCCGCATTCCCGAACCTGCAGCACGGGAAGAATGGGATGAGGACTATATAGAAGAAGAACGTCCACAGCGCCAGGTGATGCAAGCGCGTCAGTATGAATCCATTCAATATGACGAAGACGACGACGAAGACGACAACTGGAGCGAAGCCACAGATAAAGACAGGTATGAGCAACCACCCAAGTTTGAAGCTCAACCTTATAAAAAGCAATACGTCGATGAATACGACAATTATGATGTCGAAGGCGATGCTTGGGATGATGCACCAAAACCAGTGAATATTCCTAAAAAAGTTAAAGAGAAACAGCCAGAATACGAAGAAGAAGGCGGATATTAG
- the smc gene encoding chromosome segregation protein SMC, whose amino-acid sequence MVHIKRVELTNFKSFGGTTQVPLLLGCTVISGPNGSGKSNILDALLFCLGLASSKGMRADRLPDLVNNTQTSKGRSTVEASVTVTFDISDISRKGAESQREEGEEIEEDNPKSKIQNLKSTDEEAEEDNPKSKIQNLKSTDEEAEEDNPKSKIQNLKSTEWSVTRRLRVTHQGTYTSNYYINGEACTLTELHEELQALRVYPEGYNVVLQGDVTSIISMNARERREIIDELAGVAAFDRKINQAKGTLDEVKEKEDSCRIIETELTVQRDRLSQDRAKAEKYQKLRTEFLAKQSWEAVLSWRSLQAQQEKLVNQIQTGDRSFAEFTAELTTLNAAIEQKTVELEQLNAHVKALGEDELLAVQSTLATQEAERKQLARQQVELNTATQETAKRLTQQAQEITQHQNSLAEIAATQVEQTGLIASLQQQRDEARQALESSRAAAAAIASASEAWVQQQTALNRQIEALLQILEPQRTEQAQLSERNDQLRQQIDEQSQQILIIEPELLVKQAECRGIETEFNTSSEPIQNLAQSLAATEQELQIQQETQKRLLQEQREKQRQLDKLEAQAQAQQEVQGTQASKVILQSGMPGLCGLVVQLGKVEPRYQLALEISAGGRLGHIVVEDDSIAAAGIELLKQKRAGRATFLPLNKVHAPKFTQDATLRYANGFVGYAVNLVECDRRFQDVFSYVFGNTVVFTSLEQARKNIGLYRIVTLDGELLETSGAMTGGSNTQRSALRFGNVEATESEEVANLRSRLVDIERVLERCHEAIASLSVKAKQLAQEVTEARQARREQQLQLEQLHKEIKSLTAQLEGTRSQLAQNNEKFATAQSRLEVLYRDLPGKETQLQQLRQELSELEASQTPSEWQQIQVIIKSQEQQLQQREAELREAEQRCKNLENQQQRSQEKIQEAEQRILEYQREQETQQNQLKLLSTQHSVLSALITETRATLSQMEQNLGAEKQKRDATEQELRSHLLRQQQLEWELQKLQETQLKQREELVAVKAQLQTLAAELPSPLPEVPDKVDLEELQKELRSLTKRLQAMEPVNMLALEEYERTQNRLQELTQKLQTLEGERTELLLRIENFTTLRQLAFKEAFDAVNENFQSIFATLSDGDGYLQLDNTEDPFNSGLNLVAHPKGKPVQRLASMSGGEKSLTALSFIFALQRYRPSPFYAFDEVDMFLDGANVERLARMIKQQAQQAQFIVVSLRRPMIESAERTIGVTQARGAYTQVLGIKLRTDNTSA is encoded by the coding sequence ATGGTCCACATTAAGCGTGTGGAGCTTACCAACTTTAAATCTTTCGGTGGTACTACCCAGGTTCCTTTGCTGTTGGGTTGTACTGTCATATCTGGGCCGAATGGTTCTGGTAAGTCGAATATTCTCGATGCATTGCTGTTTTGTTTAGGACTTGCTAGTTCTAAGGGTATGCGCGCCGATCGCCTCCCGGATTTGGTGAATAATACTCAAACGTCGAAGGGACGTTCTACGGTGGAAGCTAGTGTGACGGTGACGTTTGATATTTCGGATATCTCACGCAAAGGCGCAGAGTCGCAGAGGGAGGAAGGTGAGGAAATAGAAGAAGACAATCCAAAATCTAAAATCCAAAATCTAAAATCGACAGATGAGGAAGCAGAAGAAGACAATCCAAAATCCAAAATCCAAAATCTAAAATCGACAGATGAGGAAGCAGAAGAAGACAATCCAAAATCCAAAATCCAAAATCTAAAATCGACTGAATGGAGTGTGACAAGAAGGCTCAGGGTGACTCACCAGGGGACTTATACGTCGAATTACTATATTAATGGTGAAGCCTGTACGCTGACGGAGTTGCATGAGGAGTTGCAAGCGCTGCGGGTTTATCCTGAAGGGTACAATGTGGTGCTGCAGGGGGATGTGACTAGTATTATCTCGATGAATGCACGGGAACGTCGGGAAATTATTGATGAGTTGGCTGGGGTAGCGGCTTTCGATCGCAAGATTAATCAAGCTAAGGGTACTTTGGATGAGGTGAAGGAGAAGGAGGATAGCTGTCGGATTATTGAGACGGAGTTAACTGTGCAGCGCGATCGCCTTTCTCAAGATAGAGCCAAAGCCGAAAAATATCAAAAACTCCGCACGGAATTCTTGGCTAAACAATCTTGGGAGGCGGTTTTATCTTGGCGTTCTCTCCAAGCACAGCAGGAGAAATTAGTCAATCAAATTCAAACGGGCGATCGCTCTTTTGCGGAATTCACTGCTGAATTGACGACTCTGAATGCGGCGATTGAGCAGAAAACTGTGGAACTTGAGCAACTCAACGCCCATGTAAAGGCTTTGGGAGAAGATGAACTGTTGGCGGTGCAATCTACCCTCGCTACTCAAGAAGCGGAACGTAAGCAATTGGCGCGTCAACAAGTGGAGTTAAATACCGCTACCCAGGAAACTGCAAAACGTCTCACGCAACAAGCGCAGGAAATTACACAACACCAAAATTCTCTCGCAGAAATCGCTGCCACCCAGGTTGAACAGACGGGATTAATCGCGTCTTTGCAACAGCAACGGGATGAGGCGCGACAAGCTTTAGAAAGTTCTAGAGCAGCAGCAGCGGCGATCGCATCGGCTTCGGAGGCTTGGGTACAGCAACAAACAGCTTTAAATCGGCAAATTGAGGCTTTGCTGCAAATTTTGGAACCCCAACGCACTGAACAAGCGCAACTGAGTGAACGTAACGATCAACTGCGACAGCAAATCGATGAACAGTCCCAACAGATTTTAATCATAGAACCAGAGTTATTAGTAAAGCAAGCTGAGTGTAGGGGCATTGAAACGGAATTTAATACTTCTAGTGAACCCATTCAAAATTTAGCCCAAAGTCTTGCAGCCACAGAACAAGAACTGCAAATCCAACAGGAAACCCAAAAGCGGCTTTTGCAAGAACAACGGGAAAAACAACGGCAATTAGATAAATTGGAGGCGCAAGCGCAAGCACAGCAAGAAGTCCAAGGGACTCAAGCTAGTAAGGTGATTTTACAATCGGGAATGCCTGGGCTTTGTGGCTTGGTGGTGCAGTTGGGCAAGGTGGAACCCCGCTATCAACTGGCTTTGGAAATTTCTGCTGGTGGGCGTTTGGGACATATTGTGGTGGAAGATGACAGCATCGCCGCTGCGGGGATTGAACTGCTCAAACAGAAGCGGGCGGGAAGGGCGACTTTTTTACCGTTAAATAAGGTTCATGCACCCAAGTTTACCCAGGATGCAACGCTGCGTTATGCAAACGGTTTTGTTGGCTATGCAGTGAATTTAGTTGAGTGCGATCGCCGTTTTCAAGATGTATTTAGCTATGTTTTCGGCAATACGGTGGTATTTACCTCCCTGGAACAGGCGCGGAAAAATATCGGACTGTACCGCATCGTCACTTTAGATGGGGAATTGTTGGAAACTAGCGGGGCGATGACTGGCGGGAGCAATACCCAGCGTTCAGCTTTGCGGTTTGGCAATGTGGAGGCGACGGAATCTGAGGAAGTCGCTAATTTAAGAAGTCGGTTGGTGGATATCGAGCGGGTTTTGGAGCGTTGTCATGAGGCGATCGCTTCTTTATCAGTCAAAGCTAAACAACTGGCGCAGGAAGTGACAGAAGCACGTCAAGCAAGGCGAGAACAGCAATTACAACTAGAACAGTTGCACAAAGAAATTAAGAGTTTGACGGCGCAGTTAGAGGGGACGCGATCGCAACTCGCCCAAAATAACGAAAAATTTGCCACGGCTCAATCCCGGTTGGAGGTTTTATATCGGGATTTACCGGGAAAGGAAACGCAACTGCAACAATTAAGACAGGAGTTGTCAGAGTTAGAAGCATCGCAAACTCCCAGTGAATGGCAACAAATCCAGGTAATCATTAAAAGTCAAGAGCAACAATTGCAACAACGGGAGGCGGAATTAAGAGAAGCCGAACAAAGATGCAAAAATCTGGAAAATCAACAACAGCGATCGCAAGAAAAAATCCAAGAAGCCGAACAGCGAATTTTAGAATACCAGCGTGAGCAAGAGACGCAACAAAATCAACTAAAATTACTCAGCACTCAGCACTCAGTACTCAGCGCTCTAATTACAGAAACTCGCGCTACCCTGAGTCAGATGGAACAGAATCTGGGAGCAGAGAAGCAAAAACGCGACGCTACAGAACAGGAATTGCGATCGCATCTCCTGCGTCAACAACAATTGGAATGGGAACTGCAAAAACTCCAAGAAACCCAACTGAAGCAGCGTGAGGAATTAGTCGCCGTCAAAGCCCAACTGCAAACCTTAGCCGCCGAATTACCCAGTCCCCTCCCAGAAGTGCCAGATAAAGTAGACTTAGAAGAATTGCAGAAAGAATTGCGATCGCTTACCAAACGTCTCCAAGCAATGGAACCAGTAAATATGCTGGCCTTGGAAGAATACGAACGCACACAAAACCGCCTGCAAGAACTGACGCAAAAGTTACAAACCCTAGAAGGCGAAAGAACAGAACTGCTTTTACGGATTGAAAACTTTACTACATTGCGACAACTCGCTTTTAAAGAAGCCTTTGACGCTGTTAACGAAAACTTTCAATCAATCTTTGCCACCTTATCTGACGGTGATGGCTACTTGCAACTCGATAACACCGAAGATCCCTTTAACAGCGGCTTGAATTTAGTCGCTCACCCCAAAGGCAAACCCGTACAGCGCCTAGCTTCCATGTCAGGAGGCGAAAAATCCCTCACAGCCTTGAGCTTTATCTTTGCCCTACAACGCTACCGCCCATCGCCATTTTACGCCTTCGACGAAGTAGACATGTTCTTAGATGGAGCAAACGTTGAACGATTAGCTAGAATGATTAAACAACAAGCACAACAAGCACAATTTATAGTTGTGAGTTTGCGTCGTCCGATGATAGAATCAGCCGAACGCACAATTGGCGTTACTCAAGCACGGGGAGCCTACACCCAAGTTTTGGGCATTAAATTGCGAACCGACAATACATCTGCTTGA
- a CDS encoding serine/threonine-protein kinase: protein MNSQLLDARYRILTVLSAGEVAQTYLVEDTRLPSSPYILKQLHPASNNPQALKILRRLFASEAATLEKLGQEHDQIQKLVAYFEENEEFYLVQEFIPGLPLTEEILLGTPLTEDQVINLLTEILEILVFVHSNQVIHQDIKPANIIRRKSDDKLVLIDFGAVKEIVTTIVGNLEYIPVEQLHGNFQYNSDIYALGIVGIAAIMGLTANEIAILPSQKNLLTGEIVWRNRHSQVNKNLAKIIDKMVRFDFRKRYQSAIEVLHDLQQLNNPEHQQKNLKSKKIKLILTGIAGCIAVSIAAWFFLTPKPVGNAKEIYQRGVGKYEIGNYSGAVKDLTQAIELNPKNALAYNRRGDAFYRLGEYQKAQADSSKAIQLNPRDANAYYDRGFTFYELGKYPAAIADYTKAITLNSRNAYAYYGRGIARVQMKDHQGAFGDFSKAIALKSNYTEAYLQRGIIRRRLKQKQAAIQDLDAAIELNPNDAKAYYQRGLAQFSNQQKHAAVSDFTNAINLSPKYIEAYLSRGDAHSELGNKLEATADYNKVLQINPKSSIAYVRRGAHRFSFGDVQGAIKDYTQAIKLDSKNAAAYNNRGNVHLERGNQKAASEDYSQAIKVNPSYALAYYNRGLIKAKQGNRASAIGDFQQAAKLFEKKGNKEGYQDAQSQIKLLQPQLK from the coding sequence ATGAATAGTCAGCTTCTGGATGCACGTTACCGAATATTAACAGTCCTGAGTGCGGGGGAAGTGGCACAAACCTACTTGGTGGAGGATACTAGGCTTCCTAGCAGCCCATATATATTGAAGCAGCTACATCCCGCTAGTAACAATCCCCAAGCTCTAAAAATTCTGCGCCGCTTGTTTGCATCTGAAGCAGCAACCTTAGAAAAGCTTGGTCAAGAACACGACCAAATCCAGAAGCTAGTGGCTTATTTTGAAGAAAATGAAGAATTTTACCTAGTTCAAGAATTCATTCCTGGCTTACCTTTAACTGAAGAAATTTTATTGGGAACCCCTCTGACAGAAGACCAAGTCATTAATCTGTTAACAGAGATATTAGAAATTTTGGTATTTGTGCATAGTAATCAGGTGATTCACCAAGATATTAAGCCTGCAAATATTATTCGCCGAAAATCAGACGACAAGTTAGTTTTAATTGACTTTGGTGCTGTTAAAGAAATTGTGACAACTATCGTTGGTAATCTCGAATATATACCAGTAGAACAATTACATGGAAACTTTCAATACAACAGTGATATATATGCTTTAGGTATAGTGGGTATTGCTGCTATAATGGGCTTAACGGCTAACGAAATAGCTATATTGCCTAGTCAAAAAAATCTTTTAACTGGTGAAATTGTCTGGCGGAATCGCCACTCACAAGTTAATAAAAATCTGGCAAAAATTATTGATAAAATGGTGCGTTTTGATTTTCGTAAACGTTACCAATCGGCAATAGAGGTTTTGCATGATTTACAGCAGCTAAATAATCCTGAACATCAGCAGAAAAATTTAAAATCAAAAAAAATCAAACTGATTCTGACGGGTATAGCTGGCTGTATTGCTGTGAGCATTGCAGCGTGGTTTTTCCTGACACCGAAACCCGTAGGTAATGCAAAAGAAATCTATCAGCGGGGAGTAGGAAAATATGAGATAGGCAATTACAGTGGGGCAGTCAAAGATTTAACTCAGGCTATTGAACTCAATCCCAAAAATGCGTTAGCTTATAATCGCCGGGGTGATGCGTTTTATCGGTTAGGAGAATATCAAAAAGCACAAGCGGACTCTAGTAAGGCTATTCAGCTTAATCCTCGTGATGCTAATGCTTACTATGACCGAGGGTTTACGTTTTATGAATTAGGAAAATATCCAGCAGCGATCGCCGACTACACCAAAGCAATTACACTAAATTCTCGGAATGCATACGCTTATTATGGACGAGGTATCGCTCGTGTGCAGATGAAGGATCATCAAGGAGCATTTGGGGATTTCAGCAAAGCGATCGCTCTTAAATCCAATTATACCGAAGCCTACTTGCAACGGGGCATTATTCGCCGTCGCCTGAAACAAAAACAAGCCGCAATTCAGGATTTGGATGCAGCCATCGAGCTTAATCCTAATGATGCTAAAGCTTATTATCAACGAGGATTAGCTCAATTTAGTAATCAACAAAAACATGCTGCAGTGAGTGATTTTACCAACGCCATCAATCTCAGTCCTAAATATATCGAAGCTTATTTGAGTCGTGGAGATGCTCATAGTGAATTAGGTAATAAATTGGAGGCGACTGCAGATTATAATAAAGTTTTACAGATTAACCCAAAATCATCCATAGCTTACGTCCGCAGAGGCGCTCACCGCTTTTCTTTTGGAGATGTTCAAGGGGCAATTAAAGATTATACCCAAGCAATTAAGCTAGACTCTAAGAATGCTGCGGCTTATAATAACCGAGGAAATGTCCATTTGGAACGGGGAAATCAAAAAGCTGCGAGCGAAGATTATTCCCAGGCGATTAAAGTTAATCCTAGCTATGCTTTAGCCTATTATAACCGGGGTCTAATTAAGGCTAAACAAGGAAATCGAGCAAGTGCGATCGGAGATTTTCAGCAAGCAGCAAAACTATTTGAAAAAAAGGGGAATAAAGAGGGTTATCAAGATGCACAGTCACAGATTAAATTATTACAACCACAATTAAAGTAA